The DNA sequence ACGAGGAGTACCGCCGCGGCTTGACTCCCGAGGAGCAGCTGCCGGTGCTGCTCGACTTCTTCTCCTACTTCGGGGCGCTGACCGCGGCGCGGCGAGCCCAACCCACCGAGGACCTGGCCTCCACGATCGCCAATGCGACCATCGACGGCGCACCACTGTCGGATGTGGACACCGCTTCCTACTACGTCATCATCGCCACCGCCGGCCACGACACCACCAGCGCAGCGATCAGTGGCGGCCTGCGCGCGCTTGTCGAACACCCCGATCAGCGTGAGCGGCTCCGCTCCGACCTGCGCCTGATGCCGACTGCGGTCGAGGAGATCATCCGCTGGGTGACGCCGGTCAAGGAGTTCATGCGCACCGCCACCGCGGATACCGAGGTGCGCGGCGTGCCGATCGCCGAGGGCGAATCGGTCTATCTGTCCTACGTTTCGGCCAACCGCGACGAGGACGTGTTCGATGACCCGTTCGCGTTCGACGTCGGCCGCGACCCGAACAAGCATCTGGCGTTCGGTCACGGCGTGCACTTCTGCGTGGGTTCGGCCTTGGCGCGCATGGAGATCAGCAGCTTCTTCAGCGCTTTGTTGCCGCGTCTGGAAGACATCGAACTGGCCGGCGAGCCGCAGTTGGTATCGACGACGTTCGTCGGCGGCCTCAAGCACTTGCCGATCCGCTACCGGCTGCGGTCCTGACCTGACAGCATTGTCACGGCTCGGTGCGCGAGCATCGCGATCGTCGCGTGCGGCCCGCGACTGGTGATCCGGGGCAGCGCCGAGCCGTCGATCACCCACAGCCCGTCGATGCCACGCACCCGACACT is a window from the Mycobacterium sp. SVM_VP21 genome containing:
- a CDS encoding cytochrome P450 gives rise to the protein MSTPIIDQAAQVFVDPRAYADEPRLHAALTHLRAHAPVSLVDHRPYRPFWAITRHADIMEIERDNQLWINAPRAVLAPADADDLQRSLLESGMGLRTLIHMDDPQHHKMRTIVSDWFRPKAMRMLKTRIDELAQQYVEKMVQLGPECDFVQEVAVNYPLFVIMSLLGLPETDFGRMLRLTQELFGGDDEEYRRGLTPEEQLPVLLDFFSYFGALTAARRAQPTEDLASTIANATIDGAPLSDVDTASYYVIIATAGHDTTSAAISGGLRALVEHPDQRERLRSDLRLMPTAVEEIIRWVTPVKEFMRTATADTEVRGVPIAEGESVYLSYVSANRDEDVFDDPFAFDVGRDPNKHLAFGHGVHFCVGSALARMEISSFFSALLPRLEDIELAGEPQLVSTTFVGGLKHLPIRYRLRS